The Fibrobacter sp. UWEL genome includes a region encoding these proteins:
- a CDS encoding 23S rRNA (pseudouridine(1915)-N(3))-methyltransferase RlmH: protein MRWVLAVFGKAGSAYVADEVDKYVKRLRGGAIPLEVVELKESKLDDRVQSLAQEAALFEKKFPKGEFKRVILSEEGKLMDTVKLSDTLRDRFPGNVVFLIGSAYGIDENLKKSADMLLSLSPLTFTHDHARIITAEQLYRVQMVMQNHPYHHR, encoded by the coding sequence ATGCGCTGGGTTTTAGCAGTATTTGGTAAGGCTGGTTCGGCTTATGTGGCTGACGAGGTGGATAAGTACGTGAAGCGTCTTCGTGGGGGAGCCATCCCTCTGGAAGTGGTGGAACTGAAGGAATCCAAGCTGGACGACCGCGTGCAGTCTCTGGCGCAGGAAGCCGCTCTCTTTGAGAAGAAATTCCCCAAGGGCGAATTTAAGCGAGTAATTTTGTCTGAGGAAGGCAAACTGATGGATACGGTCAAGCTGTCCGACACCCTGCGGGACCGCTTCCCCGGGAACGTGGTTTTCCTAATTGGTTCTGCTTATGGTATCGATGAAAACCTCAAGAAATCTGCGGATATGCTCCTGTCCCTGTCTCCCTTGACGTTTACTCACGACCACGCCCGTATTATAACTGCAGAACAGCTCTATCGCGTGCAGATGGTGATGCAGAACCACCCGTATCACCACCGCTAA
- a CDS encoding metallophosphoesterase, with amino-acid sequence MLYGICSDIHSNAVAFQAVLESMKENGVERRICLGDLVGYGVDADECVRLARENMDVCLIGNHDSVAIKYESSTGFNPYAKQAIEWTQSHLSKESIDYMRTLPYIYEDNDICYVHASPLSPADWVYVTELEDALDAFDHFSGRYCFVGHTHSPVIVASRPMAIPKILDEYEYTIEDTERLLVNVGSVGQPRDRDPRSCWCLLDSETKCVRLIRVDYDIAQTQERMRNAGMPSFLIERLAVGR; translated from the coding sequence ATGCTTTACGGAATTTGCTCTGATATCCATTCCAATGCCGTTGCTTTCCAGGCTGTCCTGGAATCCATGAAGGAAAATGGGGTGGAACGTCGTATTTGTCTTGGTGATTTGGTTGGTTATGGTGTGGATGCGGACGAATGTGTTCGTCTTGCCCGCGAAAATATGGATGTCTGTCTTATTGGTAACCACGATAGTGTGGCCATTAAATACGAATCCAGTACCGGTTTTAACCCCTATGCCAAGCAGGCGATTGAATGGACCCAGAGCCATTTGTCCAAGGAATCCATCGATTACATGCGTACATTGCCCTATATCTATGAGGACAATGATATTTGCTATGTGCATGCTTCTCCTCTGAGCCCCGCAGACTGGGTGTACGTTACGGAATTGGAAGACGCCCTGGATGCCTTCGACCACTTTAGCGGTCGATACTGCTTTGTGGGCCATACCCATAGTCCAGTAATTGTGGCAAGCCGTCCTATGGCCATTCCCAAGATTTTAGACGAGTATGAATACACTATCGAGGATACGGAACGCCTTCTGGTGAACGTAGGTAGTGTAGGCCAGCCTCGAGACCGCGATCCTCGTTCCTGCTGGTGCTTGCTGGATTCCGAGACCAAGTGCGTCCGTCTGATTCGCGTGGATTACGACATCGCCCAGACGCAGGAAAGAATGCGCAACGCCGGCATGCCCAGCTTCTTAATAGAAAGATTGGCTGTCGGAAGGTAA